Sequence from the Thermocaproicibacter melissae genome:
GAGGTCGACCGTCATTTCCGCAATTTCAGGGATTTCTTCCTCTTTTCCGCCCGTCAGGTGAGGCGGCATACAGCAGACAACCCCGCAGAGCGGCTTTTTCCCAAGAACCGTTACCGCGGTTCCGGGCATGACACGCCGGTCGGTTCCGCCGCAGCGGTCCACATGGAGGAATCCCTTGTCATCGATTCTCGTTACGATGAGTCCAATCTGATCGAGGTGTGCATCAATCAGAAGGTGCGTTTTTGCGTCCTTGCTGCCGATTTCCGCCGTCAGGTTGCCGAGCGCATCGGTACCGGTCTTGGCATACGGCGCGAATTCGCGCTGCACCACGGCACGGACTTCCGATTCGTCGCCCGGCGTTCCTGCTGCGCCGCACAGGCGGAACAGCATTTCCTTTAAATTCTGAAGCATGACTGTGGTCGTTACTCCAATCCGTTGACAATCTCGCGGAAACGTTCGCCGCGTGTCTCAAAATTCGGGAACATATCAAAACTTGCGCAAGCGGGCGAAAGCATAACAATATCGCCCTTCACGGCTTCGGCGCGGCAGATTTTCACCGCCTCTTCGAGCGAGGACGCGTGAAAAATCTTCGGGTTTCCTTCGCGGTAGCCGGGTGCCGCCTTGACCGCAGCTTCGATTTTCGGCGCCGTTGCTCCGATGAGGACGAGCGTCTTTACTTTATTGACGATGGCTGGTCCCAGCGGGTCGAACGGGATGTTCTTGTCGTAGCCGCCCGCAATCAGCAAAATCTTCTGGTCGAACAGCGAAAGCGCGCCGTTGATGGTGCGGCTCGGCGTCGTGCCGATGGAATCGTTATAATAGGAAACGCCGTCAAGTTCGCGCACAAATTCGTTGCGGTGCGCCACGCCCGGGAACGAGCGGGCAACTTCCGCGATTTCTTCCGGCCCCGCAAGGCCCCAGACGGCGCACGCCGCCGCCAGATAATTTTCAATGTTGTGCAGGCCGGGAATACGGATGTCCGCTTTGTTCATGATTCGGGTCGTGCCCTCGGGCAGAGAAAGGAAGATTTCGCCGGATTCGTCCATCCACGCGCCGTATTTCACCGGGTGGCGGCGGCTGAACATCAGGCACTGGCCGCGCACATCTTCCGCAAACGAAGCGGTGATCTCGTTGTCGGCGTTGAGCACGGCGCGCCCGAAAGCGTTCTGGTGCAATATGATGTTCTTCTTTGCACCGATATATTCTTCCATATCCTTATGAAC
This genomic interval carries:
- the murD gene encoding UDP-N-acetylmuramoyl-L-alanine--D-glutamate ligase, which gives rise to MTADEFYKSVKGKTVAFCGLGGSNLPLVRLFAKHGAIVTGRDRRTEEQLGDIAKELKALGVRLVTGEGYLDGLCEEIIFRTPGMKYHLPQLEEARARGAAVTSEMEVFFDLCPCRIIAVTGSDGKTTTTTIISKMLEAAGRKVHVGGNIGTPLLPRIDEIKPEDVVVAELSSFQLISMRKSPDIAVVTNVSPNHLDVHKDMEEYIGAKKNIILHQNAFGRAVLNADNEITASFAEDVRGQCLMFSRRHPVKYGAWMDESGEIFLSLPEGTTRIMNKADIRIPGLHNIENYLAAACAVWGLAGPEEIAEVARSFPGVAHRNEFVRELDGVSYYNDSIGTTPSRTINGALSLFDQKILLIAGGYDKNIPFDPLGPAIVNKVKTLVLIGATAPKIEAAVKAAPGYREGNPKIFHASSLEEAVKICRAEAVKGDIVMLSPACASFDMFPNFETRGERFREIVNGLE